The Scyliorhinus canicula chromosome 13, sScyCan1.1, whole genome shotgun sequence genome contains a region encoding:
- the LOC119975594 gene encoding probable G-protein coupled receptor 139 has translation MAVADLLVVIFDIILLRINEYYFPNSFLFFTSVCSFHYVLIRAVTDISVWLTVAFTFDRFVAICFQTLKIRYCTETTAALCIGAICMLFLMKNVPWYFIFEPYTTIGNVSWGCQQKLEYYTLPAWVAFSWIDRSFTPLLPTFLILLLNALTVGHILMASRIRRRLRGSKNETNNNDQEMQNRRKSVILLFAISGNFILLWMTYVIFFLLIQFANHKYLTSFNSPVAIADYTSFMLLLLSCCTNTCIYAVTQSKFREDLKNLITFPLKRTCKLYKQIKHSWSSHH, from the coding sequence ATGGCAGTGGCAGATCTACTTGTTGTTATTTTCGACATCATTCTTTTGCGGATTAATGAGTATTATTTCCCGAATAGTTTTCTGTTTTTCACGTCTGTATGCTCATTCCACTACGTACTGATTCGTGCAGTAACGGACATTTCTGTCTGGTTAACAGTCGCTTTCACTTTTGATCGTTTTGTAGCCATTTGTTTCCAGACCTTGAAAATTAGATATTGCACAGAGACAACGGCAGCCCTGTGTATAGGCGCAATCTGCATGTTGTTCTTGATGAAAAATGTTCCCTGGTACTTTATATTTGAACCCTACACTACAATCGGGAATGTGTCATGGGGCTGCCAACAAAAACTGGAGTACTACACTCTCCCTGCGTGGGTAGCATTCAGCTGGATTGACCGGTCTTTCACTCCACTGCTCCCAACATTCCTGATCTTGCTGCTCAATGCTCTGACCGTGGGACACATATTGATGGCCAGTAGAATCcgtaggaggctgagggggagcAAGAATGAGACGAATAACAATGATCAGGAAATGCAGAACCGAAGAAAATCCGTCATCTTACTCTTTGCCATATCCGGAAACTTCATTCTGTTATGGATGACATATGTGATATTTTTCTTACTAATTCAATTTGCAAACCATAAGTATTTAACAAGTTTCAATAGCCCGGTGGCTATTGCAGACTACACAAGTTTTATGCTGCTGCTTTTGAGTTGTTGTACAAACACATGCATTTATGCTGTGACCCAGTCTAAATTCAGGGAGGACCTAAAGAATTTGATTACATTTCCACTGAAGAGAACGTGTAAATTGTACAAACAAATAAAACACAGTTGGAGTTCCCATCACTGA